A single genomic interval of Dysidea avara chromosome 8, odDysAvar1.4, whole genome shotgun sequence harbors:
- the LOC136262827 gene encoding probable D-lactate dehydrogenase, mitochondrial isoform X1 has translation MRMLYNIPQSNVVRFLALCCRRCMSTRSVGSQYGRYSDSIHQQIERVVGSGGVTTSLAAREHHGKDESYHKCIPADAVVMPTNVDHVSTVVRLCNKEHIPVIPFGTGTGLEGGVGATHGGVCIDLSGLNEVVEVHSEDFYCTVRPGVTRKALNSFIRDTGLWFPIDPGADASLCGMAATSASGTNAVRYGTMRENVLNLQVVLPNGDVLYTGGKGGRAKKSSAGYNLTNLFVGSEGTLGIITEATLRLYGIPEETVSAVCPFPTAQAAVDTTVEILQGGIPMAKIEFLDDLSVKASNRHFNLGLDEMPTLFMELHGSALGVQEQVEMVSEIAQSNGALKFEWESDHEKRAKLWRARHEWWYSGLAMEPGKKGFATDVCVPISKLPQVLLETKQDLESSPFVAPIIGHVGDGNFHSLILLEPDNDEELAAAKELAFRMAKRAMAVGGTCTGEHGIGRGKMKLLEKEAGAAGIATMKNIKLALDPNGIMNPGKIITI, from the exons ATGAGAATGCTTTATAAtatcccacaatcgaacgttGTACGTTTTCTAGCGTTATGTTGCAGGCGTTGTATGTCAACTAGAAGTGTG GGTAGCCAATATGGCAGATATTCTGATAGCATACATCAACAAATTGAAAGGGTTGTTGGTAGTGGCGGTGTGACTACGTCACTGGCGGCACGTGAGCACCATGGCAAGGACGAGTCTTATCACAAATGCATACCAGCTGATGCTGTTGTTATGCCAACCAATGTAGATCATGTGAGTACAGTTGTGAGACTGTGTAACAAAGAACACATTCCGGTGATCCCGTTTGGAACTGGAACGGGATTAGAAGGTGGTGTTGGTGCCACCCAT GGAGGTGTGTGCATTGACCTATCAGGGCTAAATGAAGTAGTTGAAGTACATTCTGAAGATTTCTACTGCACAGTTCGGCCGGGAGTGACCAGGAAAGCTCTGAACTCGTTCATCAGAGATACAGGTCTATGGTTTCCTATTGATCCAGGAGCTGATGCCTCTCTGTGTGGAATGGCTGCAACTAGTGCCTCAGGAACCAACGCTGTtag ATACGGTACTATGAGGGAAAATGTGCTCAATCTTCAAGTTGTCCTTCCTAATGGTGATGTGCTCTATACTGGCGGGAAAGGAGGACGAGCAAA GAAGTCATCAGCTGGCTATAACCTGACAAACCTGTTTGTCGGCTCTGAGGGGACACTTGGAATAATTACCGAGGCAACACTGCGGTTGTATGGTATCCCAGAAGAG ACAGTGTCTGCAGTGTGTCCCTTCCCAACAGCTCAAGCAGCTGTGGACACTACAGTGGAAATACTACAAGGTGGGATACCCATGGCTAAAATAG AATTCTTGGATGATTTATCAGTAAAGGCAAGCAATAGACATTTCAATCTTGGGTTGGATGAAATGCCCACACTATTTATGGAGCTACATGGCTCTGCTCTGGGGGTCCAAGAGCAAGTTGAGATGGTGTCAGAAATTGCTCAATCCAATGGTGCCCTTAAATTTGAGTGGGAGAGTGACCATGAGAAGCGTGCCAAGCTTTGGAGAGCAAGACATGAATGGTGGTATAGTGGCTTAGCCATGGAGCCTGGGAAAAAA GGATTTGCCACAGATGTCTGTGTACCGATATCAAAGTTACCTCAAGTGTTGCTAGAAACTAAACAAGACCTTGAATCATCACCTTTTGTTG CTCCCATAATTGGACACGTTGGGGATGGAAACTTCCACAGCCTTATACTACTGGAACCTGATAATGATGAAGAATTAGCAGCTGCAAAAGAATTAGCATTCCGCATGGCTAA ACGTGCAATGGCAGTTGGTGGGACATGCACAGGAGAGCATGGAATTGGACGGGGGAAGATGAAACTGCTTGAAAAGGAAGCTGGAGCTGCTGGTATAGCAACAATGAAGAACATTAAACTAGCACTAGACCCAAATGGAATAATGAACCCAGGAAAAATCATAACAATCTAA
- the LOC136262827 gene encoding probable D-lactate dehydrogenase, mitochondrial isoform X2: MPTNVDHVSTVVRLCNKEHIPVIPFGTGTGLEGGVGATHGGVCIDLSGLNEVVEVHSEDFYCTVRPGVTRKALNSFIRDTGLWFPIDPGADASLCGMAATSASGTNAVRYGTMRENVLNLQVVLPNGDVLYTGGKGGRAKKSSAGYNLTNLFVGSEGTLGIITEATLRLYGIPEETVSAVCPFPTAQAAVDTTVEILQGGIPMAKIEFLDDLSVKASNRHFNLGLDEMPTLFMELHGSALGVQEQVEMVSEIAQSNGALKFEWESDHEKRAKLWRARHEWWYSGLAMEPGKKGFATDVCVPISKLPQVLLETKQDLESSPFVAPIIGHVGDGNFHSLILLEPDNDEELAAAKELAFRMAKRAMAVGGTCTGEHGIGRGKMKLLEKEAGAAGIATMKNIKLALDPNGIMNPGKIITI; this comes from the exons ATGCCAACCAATGTAGATCATGTGAGTACAGTTGTGAGACTGTGTAACAAAGAACACATTCCGGTGATCCCGTTTGGAACTGGAACGGGATTAGAAGGTGGTGTTGGTGCCACCCAT GGAGGTGTGTGCATTGACCTATCAGGGCTAAATGAAGTAGTTGAAGTACATTCTGAAGATTTCTACTGCACAGTTCGGCCGGGAGTGACCAGGAAAGCTCTGAACTCGTTCATCAGAGATACAGGTCTATGGTTTCCTATTGATCCAGGAGCTGATGCCTCTCTGTGTGGAATGGCTGCAACTAGTGCCTCAGGAACCAACGCTGTtag ATACGGTACTATGAGGGAAAATGTGCTCAATCTTCAAGTTGTCCTTCCTAATGGTGATGTGCTCTATACTGGCGGGAAAGGAGGACGAGCAAA GAAGTCATCAGCTGGCTATAACCTGACAAACCTGTTTGTCGGCTCTGAGGGGACACTTGGAATAATTACCGAGGCAACACTGCGGTTGTATGGTATCCCAGAAGAG ACAGTGTCTGCAGTGTGTCCCTTCCCAACAGCTCAAGCAGCTGTGGACACTACAGTGGAAATACTACAAGGTGGGATACCCATGGCTAAAATAG AATTCTTGGATGATTTATCAGTAAAGGCAAGCAATAGACATTTCAATCTTGGGTTGGATGAAATGCCCACACTATTTATGGAGCTACATGGCTCTGCTCTGGGGGTCCAAGAGCAAGTTGAGATGGTGTCAGAAATTGCTCAATCCAATGGTGCCCTTAAATTTGAGTGGGAGAGTGACCATGAGAAGCGTGCCAAGCTTTGGAGAGCAAGACATGAATGGTGGTATAGTGGCTTAGCCATGGAGCCTGGGAAAAAA GGATTTGCCACAGATGTCTGTGTACCGATATCAAAGTTACCTCAAGTGTTGCTAGAAACTAAACAAGACCTTGAATCATCACCTTTTGTTG CTCCCATAATTGGACACGTTGGGGATGGAAACTTCCACAGCCTTATACTACTGGAACCTGATAATGATGAAGAATTAGCAGCTGCAAAAGAATTAGCATTCCGCATGGCTAA ACGTGCAATGGCAGTTGGTGGGACATGCACAGGAGAGCATGGAATTGGACGGGGGAAGATGAAACTGCTTGAAAAGGAAGCTGGAGCTGCTGGTATAGCAACAATGAAGAACATTAAACTAGCACTAGACCCAAATGGAATAATGAACCCAGGAAAAATCATAACAATCTAA